The Burkholderia pyrrocinia genome includes a window with the following:
- a CDS encoding MarR family winged helix-turn-helix transcriptional regulator yields MSTADAKQPARRRTGTRTASAPTESAPRASLPRHSLIELITLQWQHEHSDLDLSNFLLAIYFMRIGTLVEQSFDKMCQRMWGISGSDMRVLLALRRSGHPYAKRPTDLYRALLVTSGAITKKIDRLASLGMVERQPDPGHAGGFIVHLTRKGLDVVEKAVVKLANESSIGPAMAHFSDAERAAGNEFCLRTLALMEELVLPEVDDTDSAPSAARTRQTRRTPRNGK; encoded by the coding sequence ATGAGCACCGCAGACGCGAAGCAGCCCGCCCGCCGCCGCACCGGCACAAGAACAGCGTCGGCGCCGACGGAATCCGCCCCCAGGGCGAGCCTGCCGCGTCACAGCCTGATCGAGCTGATCACGCTGCAATGGCAGCACGAGCACAGCGATCTCGATCTGTCGAATTTCCTGCTGGCGATCTACTTCATGCGGATCGGCACCCTCGTCGAGCAGTCGTTCGACAAGATGTGCCAGCGCATGTGGGGCATCAGCGGATCCGACATGCGCGTGCTGCTCGCGCTGCGCCGCAGCGGGCACCCGTACGCGAAACGTCCGACCGATCTGTACCGTGCGCTGCTCGTGACGTCGGGCGCCATCACCAAGAAGATCGACCGCCTCGCGAGCCTCGGGATGGTGGAGCGTCAGCCCGATCCGGGCCACGCGGGCGGATTCATCGTCCACCTCACCAGGAAAGGTCTCGACGTCGTCGAGAAGGCCGTCGTGAAGCTCGCGAACGAATCGTCGATCGGACCGGCGATGGCGCATTTTTCCGATGCCGAGCGCGCGGCCGGCAACGAGTTCTGCCTGCGCACGCTGGCGTTGATGGAAGAGCTGGTGCTCCCGGAAGTCGACGACACCGACAGCGCGCCATCCGCGGCGCGAACCCGGCAAACGCGCCGCACGCCGCGCAACGGGAAGTAA